In the genome of Streptomyces aquilus, the window TCGGCACCGAAGTCGCCCTGGACGTCAACGGGTTGCTCGGCGGCAAGAGGGTCGTCGGTCTGACCCTCGGTGACGCCGAGACGCAGTCCTTCATCCCCGCCCTGGTCCGGATGGTGAAGGAGGGACGGCTCCCGCTGCACCGCCTGATCAGCACGTACGCGTTCGCGGACATCGACCGGGCGGTGCGGGACATGGGCACGGGCAAGGCGATCAAGCCCGTGCTGACCTTCTGAGTCAGTCCGTCACCCAGGACGTCAGTCCGTCACCCAGGACGTCAGTCCGTCACCAGGACCAGCTTGCCCGTGGTCCGGCCGGTGTCGCCGAGGGCGTGTGCCTCGGCGGCGTCGGCCAGCGGGAAGGTGCCGGCGATCGTGGGACGCAGCTTCCCCGCCTCGACCAGTTCGGCGATCGCCGCCATCCCGCTGTGCGAGGCGTCGACCAGCATGCGCAGCGCCCGGACACCGAGCCGCTCGGCCTCCTCGTAGAACTCGTTCGAGCCCACCGGCAGGATCGACACGACGATCCCGCCCGGCCGCAGCACCCGCAGCGAGCGCACGGACGTGTCACCGCCGAGGGTGTCGAGGACGACGTCGACGTCCTTGACCGCCTCGGCGAAGTCCGTCTCCCGGTAGTCGATCGTCTCGTCCACGCCCAGCCCGCGCAGGAACTCGTGCTTGCCCGCGCTCGCCGTGCCGATCACGTACGCGCCCCGCGCCTTGGCGATCTGCGCCGCGACATGCCCGACGCCGCCGGCCGCCGCGTGGATCAGCACCCGCTGGCCCGGCTGGATGTCGGCGTACTCCACCAGCGCCTGCCAGGCGGTCAGGGAGACCAGCGGCAGCGCGCCCGCCTCGGTGTGGTCGATCGAGGCCGGCTTGTGCGCGAACCAGCGCGCCGGGCCGGTGACGTACTCGGCGTGCGAACCGTGGCCGTACGGGTACGACAGCATGCCGAACACCTCGTCGCCCGGCTGGAACCGGGCGACGCCGATCCCGACCGCCTCGACCACGCCGGAGACGTCCCAGCCCAGGACGAAGGGCGGCTCGCCCAGGAAGCCGCCGGTGGCGCGGTGCTTCCAGTCGGTGGGGTTGACCCCGGCGGCCCGGACCCGGACCAGTACCTCGTTCGTACGCGGCTCGGGCCGCTCCAGCTCCACTTCCCTGAGGACCTCGGGACCGCCGAGGACGTCCTGGCTGATGGCTCGCATCGTCTTCACAGTGCTCATGGTCAACCAGCCTGCCGGGGCCCGCCTCCTCGGAAAATGGCATGATTGCCAACCTTCGATAGAATCGTGCCATGAGTGCGCAGCAGCGGGTCGAAAGAGTCGTGGTCCTGGCCCTGGAGGGCGTCTACCCCTTCGAGCTGGGCATCCCCAGCCGGATCTTCGGCGCCGCCGACGGGCACTACGAGGTGCTGACGTGCAGCGTCGACGGCCGGCCGGTGCGCAGCAACGCGGACTTCACGATCGGGGTCGAGCACGGCCCGGAGATCCTCGCGACGGCCGACACCGTGGTGGTCGCCTCCATGGCCGCGGAGCACATCCCCACCGAGCTGCCCGCCGAGGTCGCCGCCGCGCTCGCGCTCATCCCCCCGGACGCCCGCATCGTGTCCATCTGCACGGCGGCCTTCGTGCTCGCGGCGGCCGGCCTGCTGAAGGGCCGCAGGGCCACCACGCACTGGCAGGTGACCGAGGCGCTCCGGCGGCTCCACCCGGACGTCGAGCTGGACCCGGACGTCCTGTTCGTCCACGACGGCCGCATCCTCACCTCGGCCGGCGCGGCCTCCGGCGTGGACGTCTGCCTCCACATCGTCCGCACCGACCACGGCAGCGAGCTGGCCAACACGGTGGCCCGGCGCTGTGTCGTGCCGCCGTTCCGCGACGGAGGGCAGGCGCAGTACATCGAACAGCCCGTGCCGGAGAGCGGGGCGACCAGCACCGCCGCCACGCGCGAGTGGGTCCTGACCCGCCTCGACGAGCCCCTCGCCCTGACCGACCTCGCCGCCCACGCCAGGATGAGCCTGCGCACCTTCGCCCGCCGCTTCCACGACGAGGTGGGCGTCAGCCCCGGCCGCTGGCTGATCCAGCAGCGCGTGGCCCGCGCCCGTCACCTGCTCGAGTCCAGCGATCTGTCGGTGGACCAGATCGCCGGGGCGGTCGGCTTCGCCACCGGCGCCTCGCTGCGCCAGCACCTGCACGCGGCGATCGGGGTGTCGCCGCAGGCGTACCGGCGTACGTTCCAGGCAGCCCGCTGAACGTTTCCCCGCACGGCCGCGTCGGAGGAACGGAACGACAGCGGGTGAACAAGGGGTGGGGATGCGCAGAGGACTCGTGGCCGTGGCGGTGCTGGTGGCCGTGGCGGCGGTGGGATGCGGTGATGCCGAGGGCGACCTCGTGGTCGAGGGCACGGCCCCGCCCACGCCTTACAGCGGGCCGCTCCACATCCCCGGCAAGGACTGGGACGAGGAGAAGGACGACCGCTCCGACCTCGTGAACACCGGCGCCGCGGCCCGCGCGCTGGAGTGCGACTGGTCGATCGACACGGCCGGCGGCAGCGAGCCGTGGAGCGAGGGCGACGGGGGAGAGACGCCGGAGGAGGGGCTGAAGGCGTACTTCGACATCGAGCAGCCCGGCGTGCCGCGGGAGGGCTACCGGGTGGAGCGCAAGGAGGGCGGCCGCGTCCTGTTCTCGTACGACGTCGGCGGCCGGACCAAAGTGGCCGTCATCGTCGCCAAGGACCAGAAGAACAGGCCCGGTTGGGGACCCGAGACCAGCGCCGCCTGCGATCCCGCGGAGTTCGAGCCCAGTTTCACCGACTCCCAGGACTACGAGATCTGGACGGACCGCAGCGGCAGGCGGGTGCCGCTCACCGTCATCAGCAGCTCGGTCGGCTCCGCCCATTGCGACTGGCAGGACGCGCACTTCCTGGGTCTGGGCGAGGGCAGGGACGGCAGGACCTACGCCCGCGATCCGCACGGGGTGCTCGGTGACGAGATGCTGCTGGGTGAGTACGACGGCGACGTCCCGATGCCCGCCGACGCGCGCGACACCGGATACCGGCTGCGCGACTGGCAGTTGTGGCTCTCCGGCGACGAGAAGGTGGCCTACGTGCGCACGTCCGACGGCGTGGAGGCCTGGCCGCGGGTGAAGGACGGCATGCTCTGCAAGTGAACCGTCACCGGCTCGCGTGCAGGGCGACCAGCAACTGCCAGACCTGGTCGGCGATGTCACCCGCGTCACCGTCCAGCAGGCCGTGCAGCCAGTCGGCCAGCACCCCGGCGAAGGTGGCGGCGACCGCCGACGCCACCAGCGGCGCGTCCGCGGCGCCCGCCAGTTCCCGCTCGCGCAGGCTGTAGGCCCGCAGGTCCCGGTGCAGCACCCGGCCCAGCGGACCGCCGCCGCCCGGGCTCAACAGGGCCCGGTACAGCCCGGCGTGCGGGGCGAGCGAGGCGAAGAACTCCGGGAGCGCGGGCGGCGCGTGCACCGGGTCGGGCCGGCCGCGCCAGGCGTGCAGCGCCTCCACGGCCTCGCGTACGACATCGGCGCAGGCGTCGACGGCCAGGGCCTCCAGGTCGGCGTAGTGGACGTAGAACGTGGCCCGGCCGACCCCCGCCCGGCGCACCAGGGCGGCCACCCCGACCTCGGCGAGCGGGCGTTCGGCGCACTCGGCGAGCAGTGCCCGGCGCAGCTTCTCGCGGGTCCGGGCCGCCCGCGGGTCCTCGGCGGCCGTCACCGCGCCAGCAGGACCGCGCCCAGCGCCAGCGCACCCGGCAGGGCCTGCGCGACGAGGATGCGGACGTTGGCGGTGACCGCGCCGTACACACCCGCCACGATCACGCACGACAGGAAGAAGACCTGGGCGCGGAAGCCGGTCGGGTCGGCGGCGATCAGGCCCCAGACCAGGCCGGCCGCGAGAAAGCCGTTGTAGAGACCCTGGTTGGCGGCCATGGCGGCGGTCGCCTTGGCCATGTCCCGGTCGAAGCCGTGGAAGCGCATCCCCGGCTTCTTCTGCCACAGGAACATCTCCATCACCAGGATGTACGCGTGCAGCGCGGCCACCAGGCCCACCAGAACGTTCGCGACGGCTTCCATGATCTCCCTCGATTGTCTGCGTCTACTTGTTGGACAGGTGTCCACTATAGCTGGACAGGTGTCCAGGATGTTGGAGGTGATCGCTAGGGTGTGAGCATGAGTGATCAGGGCGTGATCGTGCGGCGAGCCCGCACGGAGGACATACCGGGACTCGTCGCCTCCAGCGCGGGGCTCTTCGCGGAGGACGGCGGCACCCGCGACCCGGCCATCAACGTCAACTGGCCCCGGGAGCACGGCGCGGAGTCGTTCGCCGCCGCCATAGAGGACCCGACGCGGCTGGTGCTCGTGGTCGACCACGGCGGGCAGGTCGTCGGTCATCTGCTGGGCTCGGTGACCGGGCCGACGGACAAGCGGCTGGTCTCGTCGGCCACGCTGATCAGCATGTACGTCCTCCCGGCGCACCGGCGGGCCCGGGCCGGGGCCGGCCTGATGGGGGAGTTCCTCGCCTGGGCCAAGGGTGCGGGCGCCGAGCAGGTCGAGGTGACCGCCTACGCCGCCAACACGGACGCGATCCGCTTCTACGAACGCAACGGCTTCGGCCCGCAGTTGCTCACTCTGCGCCGGACCCTTTGACCGGAGTGGGGGTTTGTCGACTGTTCGATACTGGCTGAGCGTGACGGAACCCTCACCTCCGGCGGGCGCCGGGAGTTGATCCTTTCGGGTTCAAACCCGATAAGCTCCCCTGCGGCGCTGCGAGTTGACCCGGTCGTGATCGGTCGTCTTGCGGTGCGCATTGGACAGTGCGCTCCCCCCTTGCACACCCCCCTGTTCGATCGTGTTGCCTCGAAGGATGCTGATGGAACTCGCCACTCCGCCGCCGGCGGCGCGGGCCCCGGTCGCCTGGTACAGCTGGTGGCTGATGCCGCTGGCCTTAGGAGGCGGGACGGTTGCCGCCACCTTCATGAGCTCGGAGCGAATAACCGCGGCCGTCGCCGGCGCCGCCGCCACCGCGGCGAGCTCGGTGTGCGTCCGGCTCCTGGTCCGCACCCGCAAGCAGCTCCACCAGGCCGAGAGCGGCTTCCGCAGCGCGCAGGCCGAGCACTCCCAGCAGTGGCAGCAGCATGTCGCGGGCCTGGAGCGGAAGTTCGCCGCCGAGCACGCCGCCCAGGACGCCCGGCTGGCCGACCAGGCAGCGGGCTACGAGGCCCAGCTCGCCGAGCAGGTCGCCGGTTACGAGGAGCGACTCGCCGAACAGGCCCGCGCCTACGAGGGGCGGCTGACCGAGCAGGCCGCGGGCTACGAGGCCCAGCTGGCCGACCAGGCCGAGGTCTGGCAGGAGCAGCTGGCCCACCAGCTCTCCGCCGTCGCCCGGCTCGCCGACGAGCAGCTGCCCGAGGCACTGGAGCAACTGCGCGCCGGTGACGCCGTCGACGACCTGCTGCCGGCCACCAACCAGTGCGCCAAGGTGAGTTCGGAGCTCCAGACCGAGCTGCGCAAGGTCCTGCGGACCGCGCTCATCGGCGTCGAGCGCGAGTTCGACCGGTCCACCGCCGCCGAGCAGGCCGTCATCGGTATCGGCAACCGCATCCACGTGCTGACCAGCAAGCTGCGCGGCCGACTGCACGAGATGCAGGGCGAGCACGGCCGGCTGCCCTCCGTGGCGCGGGGACTCATGGAACTCGACCAGGAGATCGGCCCCGCCGACTGTCTCGCCGCCAGCATCGGCGTGCTGGGCGGCTCGGACCGGCCCGGCCGGCAGTGGCAGGAACCGCAGCGGCTGCTCAGCGTGGTCCGCGGCGGCATCGGCCGGATCAAGGACTTCCACCGGGTCGACGTACGCCAGCTGCCCGAACTCGGCGTCGACGGCGGTCTGGTGGACCACCTCACGCTGATCTTCGCCCACCTCCTCGACAACGCGGCCCGCTACTCGCCGCCCACCGAGCCGGTGCTCGTCTCCGGCAAGGAGGTGCCGAACGGCGTCGGCATCGAGATCCAGGACGCCGGCAAGGGGCTGAGCGAGGAGAAGAAGCGCGAGGCCGAGCAGGCCCTCGCCGGCACCGGCTCCGGTCCCGGACTCGGCGGTGTCTCCGAGGACGCCACCATCGGCCTGCGGGTCGTCGGCATCCTCGCCCGGCGCTACGGCATCCGCGTCACCTTCGCGGACTCGCCCTGGCTCGGCACCTCGGTGGTCGTGGTGGTCCCGCACAAGTACTTCAGCCCGCTGCCCACGGCGGCCCCGGTGGTGCAGGCCTCCGCCCCGGCCCCCGTCAGGGAGGAGGCCCCGACGCCCCCGGCCGCCTTGGCGGAGACCGTCGAGGTCGGCGAGACCGCGGAGACCACGCCCGGCGGACTGCCCCGGCGAAGAAGCAGGCGGAGCGAGGAGACCCGGCACCAGCCGGGCGAGCGCACCGAGCGGACCCAGGAGGAGACGTCGGCCGTCTCCGCCGTCCCGCCGGACGCGTCCTTCGCCGGCCTGGCCGCCTTCGCCACCGCCGGACGCGAGTCCGACCCGGACCGGGGCAACGGCGCCTCGGCCGACGGCCGCGAGTCCACCGAGCACCGCACGGAAGAGAGCGACTGAGTCGACATGACGCAACAGGGAACCGACGTGAGCTGGGCGCTCCGCGATCTCGTGGAGTCCATCCCGGAGATCCGTTTCGCCCTCGTGGCCTCCAGCGACGGCAAGGCCATCACCTCTTTCGGCGCCGAGGACCCCGACGACGTGGACCGCTTCGCGGCGGTGGTGGCCGGCCTGCAGGCGCTGGCCCAGCCCGTCGCCGAGCAGTTCCCCAAATACGCGGGGCAGCTGCGGCTGGCGATGATCGAGGTCGACGGCGGCCACCTCTTCGTCGTCCGCGCGGGCGTGGAGACGTATCTCGGCGTGCTGGCCCGGGAAGGCCTCGACCAGGGCCTGCTCGGGCACCAGATGAGGGATCTGGCCCGCAGGATGGGCGAGCTCCTCGGCACGACTCCGCGGCTGGAGGAGCACTCTGCATGAGTGCTCCCCGCCGGCCCACAGATCCGTCCGGTCTCGAGCGTTACTACGTCCTCACCGGAGGACGTAGCGGGCCGGGCGGTTCGGCGTCGAGTCTCGACGTGGCGACCCTCATCGTCTCC includes:
- a CDS encoding NADP-dependent oxidoreductase, whose amino-acid sequence is MSTVKTMRAISQDVLGGPEVLREVELERPEPRTNEVLVRVRAAGVNPTDWKHRATGGFLGEPPFVLGWDVSGVVEAVGIGVARFQPGDEVFGMLSYPYGHGSHAEYVTGPARWFAHKPASIDHTEAGALPLVSLTAWQALVEYADIQPGQRVLIHAAAGGVGHVAAQIAKARGAYVIGTASAGKHEFLRGLGVDETIDYRETDFAEAVKDVDVVLDTLGGDTSVRSLRVLRPGGIVVSILPVGSNEFYEEAERLGVRALRMLVDASHSGMAAIAELVEAGKLRPTIAGTFPLADAAEAHALGDTGRTTGKLVLVTD
- a CDS encoding GlxA family transcriptional regulator — encoded protein: MSAQQRVERVVVLALEGVYPFELGIPSRIFGAADGHYEVLTCSVDGRPVRSNADFTIGVEHGPEILATADTVVVASMAAEHIPTELPAEVAAALALIPPDARIVSICTAAFVLAAAGLLKGRRATTHWQVTEALRRLHPDVELDPDVLFVHDGRILTSAGAASGVDVCLHIVRTDHGSELANTVARRCVVPPFRDGGQAQYIEQPVPESGATSTAATREWVLTRLDEPLALTDLAAHARMSLRTFARRFHDEVGVSPGRWLIQQRVARARHLLESSDLSVDQIAGAVGFATGASLRQHLHAAIGVSPQAYRRTFQAAR
- a CDS encoding roadblock/LC7 domain-containing protein, giving the protein MTQQGTDVSWALRDLVESIPEIRFALVASSDGKAITSFGAEDPDDVDRFAAVVAGLQALAQPVAEQFPKYAGQLRLAMIEVDGGHLFVVRAGVETYLGVLAREGLDQGLLGHQMRDLARRMGELLGTTPRLEEHSA
- a CDS encoding GNAT family N-acetyltransferase gives rise to the protein MSDQGVIVRRARTEDIPGLVASSAGLFAEDGGTRDPAINVNWPREHGAESFAAAIEDPTRLVLVVDHGGQVVGHLLGSVTGPTDKRLVSSATLISMYVLPAHRRARAGAGLMGEFLAWAKGAGAEQVEVTAYAANTDAIRFYERNGFGPQLLTLRRTL
- a CDS encoding DUF1304 domain-containing protein produces the protein MEAVANVLVGLVAALHAYILVMEMFLWQKKPGMRFHGFDRDMAKATAAMAANQGLYNGFLAAGLVWGLIAADPTGFRAQVFFLSCVIVAGVYGAVTANVRILVAQALPGALALGAVLLAR
- a CDS encoding TetR/AcrR family transcriptional regulator — translated: MTAAEDPRAARTREKLRRALLAECAERPLAEVGVAALVRRAGVGRATFYVHYADLEALAVDACADVVREAVEALHAWRGRPDPVHAPPALPEFFASLAPHAGLYRALLSPGGGGPLGRVLHRDLRAYSLRERELAGAADAPLVASAVAATFAGVLADWLHGLLDGDAGDIADQVWQLLVALHASR
- a CDS encoding ATP-binding protein — translated: MELATPPPAARAPVAWYSWWLMPLALGGGTVAATFMSSERITAAVAGAAATAASSVCVRLLVRTRKQLHQAESGFRSAQAEHSQQWQQHVAGLERKFAAEHAAQDARLADQAAGYEAQLAEQVAGYEERLAEQARAYEGRLTEQAAGYEAQLADQAEVWQEQLAHQLSAVARLADEQLPEALEQLRAGDAVDDLLPATNQCAKVSSELQTELRKVLRTALIGVEREFDRSTAAEQAVIGIGNRIHVLTSKLRGRLHEMQGEHGRLPSVARGLMELDQEIGPADCLAASIGVLGGSDRPGRQWQEPQRLLSVVRGGIGRIKDFHRVDVRQLPELGVDGGLVDHLTLIFAHLLDNAARYSPPTEPVLVSGKEVPNGVGIEIQDAGKGLSEEKKREAEQALAGTGSGPGLGGVSEDATIGLRVVGILARRYGIRVTFADSPWLGTSVVVVVPHKYFSPLPTAAPVVQASAPAPVREEAPTPPAALAETVEVGETAETTPGGLPRRRSRRSEETRHQPGERTERTQEETSAVSAVPPDASFAGLAAFATAGRESDPDRGNGASADGRESTEHRTEESD